Proteins from one candidate division KSB1 bacterium genomic window:
- a CDS encoding indolepyruvate oxidoreductase subunit beta — MAETINVLIVGVGGQGIVAASNVLANAALAAGCDVKQSEVHGMAQRGGAVSSHVRFGTAVHSPVIPLGEAQFLLSFEKLETLRWLDYLADDAMVIVNDYRIDPITVAGGKAEYPADIESRLASSGYGTLLIDGMKKAEAAGNFKSVNMVLLGVLAARLDLPIDTWKSAISRRFSGETFAVNWRAFELGRAAGLNAEP, encoded by the coding sequence ATGGCGGAAACCATAAATGTGTTGATTGTCGGTGTCGGCGGCCAAGGAATCGTGGCGGCAAGCAATGTGCTGGCAAATGCCGCCCTTGCGGCAGGATGTGACGTGAAACAGAGCGAGGTGCACGGCATGGCGCAGCGGGGCGGAGCAGTGAGCAGCCATGTCCGTTTCGGTACTGCCGTTCATTCACCCGTTATTCCGCTCGGCGAAGCTCAGTTTCTGCTGTCCTTCGAAAAATTAGAGACGCTGCGCTGGCTCGATTATTTGGCTGATGATGCAATGGTCATTGTCAACGATTATCGCATCGATCCGATCACCGTCGCGGGTGGAAAGGCGGAATATCCGGCGGACATCGAGTCGAGGCTGGCAAGCAGCGGTTACGGCACTTTATTGATCGACGGCATGAAAAAGGCGGAAGCGGCGGGAAACTTTAAGAGCGTCAATATGGTGCTGCTGGGGGTACTGGCTGCCCGGCTCGATCTTCCGATCGATACCTGGAAGAGCGCGATCTCCAGGCGGTTTTCTGGTGAAACGTTTGCAGTCAATTGGCGCGCTTTCGAGCTCGGACGAGCGGCGGGCTTGAACGCGGAACCGTGA